DNA from Malus sylvestris chromosome 11, drMalSylv7.2, whole genome shotgun sequence:
taatattgtcATCAAGTTGAATTATTCTATTGTGGTCCTTGTAAATGTGAATTCTGTTGTCGCTGACTCGTTGCCCAGGGGAGCATAGTTGAGTGTAATAATGTATGTTGTATGCATGCTTGATTATAATTAAAACCATACTTGATTGAATTTTAGTATTGCATGCATGCTTGAACAATGAAGTAATAGAAGACatgcaaaatgaaaaacaaacattaaatgTTGCTCATAGAAGAGAATTGAAGTGTATATCAAAGGAAAATGAAATGAGATACAACTAGGTAACTATAATAGTTTTTTTCAaacaatgaaaccaaaccaaaactgtttaaaaccaaaccaaaccaaaccaaatggtttggtttcattttagttttagcctcaaaaccgcaccgaaccaaaccgcaaAAACTTACGGTTTTGGTTTTAGTTTCACTTAAAACCGCACCAAACTAAACCAGGCCCACCCCTAATAAATAGGTTCCAAAAGTATCTACTTGATTAATTAAATGACTTTGGTTGGGATTATATGTTTgcaattttactattttttttttcaattgaattgcataatatataatatttgtAATATTGTATTGCCATTAAGAATGCATGTATAGTGAACTTGAAGTCCATACTTTTAATTTGACCCACAATTTTGGAAAAATGTCATAGAAACTAGAAGTTTTCTAACGTTCACCACAGATGTTGAAACCTAAAGTTCTCCATAATTAATCCGTTTAGACCGAACCCGAATGTTCAAACTTTGATGCTTATCCATGTTTATTTCTCATAGCAcaaatcacaatcttgttctctCCATTCAATGGGTTGTCGAACCATAACAATTTCGATTCCACTTATTTGGATGTTTCGGACATAAACTACTTATGTGGGTACAAACGTGAAACTctacttgactatcaagaagttgAGAacccattgaagccaacaatggcgtggaagagctgaataagccacCACCATGCTCTGCATTAAAAGACTTATACTTGAAGTATTAAAAACGGAGGTACCTCATTAAGAGGATTATATGGCTCTTTGACTCTCTCTGTTGACCTTTTAATTATTAGAGATGATCTTGCTTGAAGTAAAACATGATTGAAACCTTTATGTTCGTGAATATGtacaattatgaagtttatagcaatgttctaaaaaacgaCCTAGGCGGTGGTGAGCCGATGCGTTTTCTTGCAAATTGGTTGGAAAAATCGGATGGGCTCTAGGCGGGGCTATGCggtttttttaatgaaattaaaaaaaaaaatcctatctaAGTCTAAGTGGTTTaaaattgtgaacttgttgtacATGTGTCATCCTACAATACTCATCACTATGGTTATATGACATATAttcttaatgtgtttttaaattttggacttgttggataatttttgcattttatcattttttttattatcttatctatGGATtttatacaagtataattttttttgtaagtgtcaatatgcacttatttacaagatatacaagaaatttacctaaatccacATAGGTGCTCGCCTAGCTGCCTAGGCACTAGGCGCCAGcctgccgcccgactagcgcctaacatttttttagaaccttggtttaTAGAATATGATTGAATTTCTACCGAAGAAGATTTTTCTCTTCCTTCAATGTCTCTAACTTACTCATGAAGCATCAATGTAgcgaaagtttaccaaattctcataTTTGATTACTACCACGTTCTCGCTGAAAATCACAATAGTGAGAGAGAAGTACCCCAGTGATTCGGCTGAGAGGTACCTAACTATATAGACCCAACTTCAGCTGGCGTTTACCAAATGGTGTGACCCAGTTTCAGCTAAAGCCCACCGAAAGGCATGCGCTGCTACGTTAGGGATGTGCCGAATGACATGTTCTGCTTCGAAAAACACCTATTGAATATGCTCATCCAACTTCAGTTAGAGAGTACCGAACATACTCGCCAAGGTTCGACTAGAACCTTCTAAACCCATGGATTTtaatggagtttaattgatttgtagagattccatataaaattttaattcaattccctcgaaatcttaGGGGACGGGTGatatttgtgaatgcttaaaTTACACTGCGAAAACTCTCCAATTCCCTTAAATTCttcaactttttaaaattctttaaaatcaattcttaattgaatacacttgaaatgttataaacttctttaaaaatCTTAATTGAGTACACCCgatttttaaggattttaataaactatctaaAATTCATTTTTCCGACCTAGTAGTTGTTGTCATTTGGgttcttttaatctttttaacACTAAACTAACccattaaaacttatatttccaaaagaaaaatacCCACGCCAATGAAAACGTACTCATGCCAAATGAACATGTACCAACATCAAATGAAAGCATATTTATGCTGAATAAAATGTACAACGCCAAATGACACGTACCAATGTCAAATGAAACGTACCAATATCAAATGAAAACGTATTTATGTTGAGTAAAACGTACACAGGCCAAATGAAAACGCACcaacatcaaataaaatttattaaacGTCAAATGAAAATGTATTTATGTTGAATAAAACGTACACCCGCCAAATGTAAACGTATCTTGCCAAAGTGTAtcaattacaaaaaaattttttttagtaaatattTTATCGTTTGGGTATTTAGtgaattattattttctaaaaattgtttAACTTCTAGATAATGATGGAGAATAATTTTGCTTTTCATAAATAAGTATGGAAACACATGTGATCCTAAACTTCTAAAAGAAGCAAGTGGCCCTTTACAATTGTGGTGGAAATGTGTTGAGCCCTTGCATGATAGCGTTagcttgacaaaaaaaaaaaagttccaaaagaaaaaattaataatgATAGAGGATACTGCAATTAGTGATGAATAAACACAAAGAACTCTTTTACAGTAAAATACGAAATGAgtaaatacataaaataaaataaaaatgtcactttactaaaaaaataagcagccaattttttaaatttttttatttttatttttaaatacgcgaattatatgtatattattaagaaaatattaaatgtgaaATATGTGTAGGTAGTGTATTATACATTGAACTTataaaaaatgtgaaatttaACAAATCATTGAGACatttacaaaaatattttagaCCAAAACATACAAACGTGTATAATACACGCGAATTTAAAAGCAATGAGAAGGGTGGCCATTGATACATCTCTTCAAAGCGACCAGCGACCGCCCTAGGTGCCTCCGGCGGCGTTGATAGCCTACTTCCATAGCAAAACTGAAGATGGCCTTATAGCCTACAATTTAGCCACCAACATGTTCAATTTGGCCACCAAGTATAATTTTTGACAAACCAACTGGAACGCGTCGCAGCTCAGGCAAATGATAAGAGTACAAACTACAGAatcgatattttaaactacATTCATTAGATCAAAAGGCATTTGATAATGTTCATATACAAACTCCTAGCAGCTAGGTAACTGTTAGAACTTTCTACCTGTGCTGATACCATGTCGCAGCCCCGCGCCTTATCCCATAGCAACAAGGACACATGGTGAAACTACGTTAATTAGAACCGGGAACCTGTATCCTGTAACTGATTAGTCATCGTCCGATAAACAAACTACGTCTGTGCGTCCAGCAGTATGTACTTGGTTGAAACATGTTCCGATGGTAGGGGCAGGACTAGAAAGGTGCAATTGGTCACGGCTTAAAGCCAAATTCAGCAATGAGGGAAAAATACCAGGTGGGCTAGCACCAGATTGGCTGTTCATTAGTAACTCCAACGCGGATATATTACAACGAAGACCAGACAATCCTCCTGCAGTTTCAGGATGGTGAGCCCTATTATAAGGAAGAGATTGTTGTGTGGGGGTTGGAAGTCGTGGCATATGAGGAAGTGACTGGGACATTGCAGAAGAGTTGCTATGTGACTGCCAATTTGACATGGATGTTGAGGGTCTAAAAGGTTGGAGATGTGGAGCTGGGGCACGAATATCACCTCCACCTCGGGGGATTCCAATGGAAGCGAAGGAACCAATGTGAGGCGGTCTTGCTGGAATGCTGGGATATTGAGCAGGCAAAAAAGGAAGAGTCTGTGTAGGTGGAACTGTACAATGCGGATTGGTTGCAGGTGCACATGCAGGCGCAGGTGCAGGTGGGGTTGCCTGGAGGCTGCGTGTGAGTGCAATTGAAGTTGCCAGGCTAGCTGCAGGAGGGCTTGCCAAAGATGAACCGGCAACTGTAGAACTTCTTTGTGCATTTTGCAGCATAGAGAGCTGGTGCAGCTGCTGGACGAAATTGGAATTGCCATCTGCAGGGGAATAAAGGCGAGGAGCATAAGAGCAATGCATAAAAGTAATTGATATATAGAATAAAGCATGTATTGATTCATGGACTGCATGATCCTTTATGGCATACAAGTGGATCAAGACATGTACATGTTTAAAATTTATAACATGCAAGAGGCTCAGATTACCTATATTACAAATTCCGCTTCAAGCTATAATTAAAATTCAGATTCCAAAAATAAAGCCTAAAGGGGGTGGTTAGCATTCTATTAGGTTTAGCATTAGCCTGTACAAACACTGTTGGTAGTCATATACCTTCTACTTACCATCCCCTTCCTCCCTATTTGCCTATGCAAGTCTAACGATAACTTTTTCTGAACACTTTGCAGATTTACATAAAACCTACACACTTTATAATTAGACGAAGCTAATGTATTATGCAATttgcaaaatgaaacaaaaagctAAAGAAACGCCCAATGATGATTCTTGGTCTTCCACGAGAAAAATACCATCAAAACCACGCCTCTGGTatatgaaaaaaagaaagagagaacaaaaaacaactcaaaacgtATGATGCAGAAATTTCAAACCTTTCTGCACTCCAGATGCACTCGATGCCCTAATAAGATCCATGTATTTACAGAAAGCCCAGGAGAGAATCTTATTCCTTATAACCTGGTCACGGATTGCATCCTGTTCCTTCTTTTTACTGTGAAATTCAGCTTCAGTCTCCAGTAATCTAATTTCATACTTGCGACGAATTTCAGTAGTAGCCTCCTCTATCTCCTTTTCACAATCAGATTTCAGGCGCTgcttctgttaaaaaaaaaaggtctttcagaaaaatattttgtttaatagaggaaaaaaaaaattacaaaaagatATTAACTTCGAAACCGACCATATCTTCATGAGACTTATGGTTTTGGTCTGTTtccttcttcaatctttccaattcATATTGAAGAGGGTCAGGGGATGAGGTCAGAGGCATCCCATATGCCATATGAGGTGCAGCATGTATAGGATGAGTATTAAATGCATAAGTAGCAGATGTAGCCCATGTGTCTGGCAAAAGCTGTCCAAATCCACTAGTAGGGATATTAACAGACCTATGCAATGTCAGAGGCTGCAAAAAAGTTTGATCTGAAAGATCAGGTAAGTTcgcagcattttcatatgaaccctgagcagtttggtcaacagtATGATATTCAATACTTGGCTGAATTTCAATTCCACCAACTGAAGTTAACTCAAGAGGATTACAATCAGGTGCATTAGAGTATGGTGGCTGTGGCACTTGTACCACAGGCTCATTGTCCACAGCAAGATCAGAATGAACGTATGCTACTGTTGCGACTGATTGGGATACTTGAATTTCAACTGGTTGGGCAGTATTCTGCATTTCTCTAGCTTGTGCATCTCCACATTGAACTTCTCGCAATGTGGCTAACAGAGTACCTTTGTCTTGGTGTGCCTGGACAGGTTACAAATGTGTCAGTAAAAGCCAAACCACTTACTCCTTTTgtctttatttcatttattAGAATCAACTTTATTAACAAGCTTGAATACCATGTCCTCATaaaaaccaagacaaaactCACAGAATAATAAACAAAGTTCTTTTGTATAGATTTACAAAACCCATATAAATCTCAGAGATTTAACCTCATAATTCTCTGGATAGTATAAAAAAGTAGTGCAGACAATGTTCCCATACAAAGCACAATGTCATTTTGCAGCAAGAGAATAATGATCAAAACAAGGTGAATAGCATACAGTGAGAATatctaacaattttataccTGATGTAGTGTCACTGAACCGGCATCCACCACGGCTGTCACAAGCTCCACTGCTGGTGAGTTTACCAgggtatttttcccagaaaagtTTTCATTTGCTGCAATATCCACTCCATTCTGTTGGTTGACCCTAGTTGCACTATCAGATGCCACAGCGTTCAATTCACTGTTCTCCTTTTCTGTGGATTTTTCGGGGTTTTGTTCAACGAATGAAGGTGAATCCAGATGCTCAAGATTATGCAAACCATGACTTGAAATGACAGTATCATGTTTAGTGGTTTTTTCAGGGGTTTGTCCTACAGATGAAGCTGGACCCACAGAGACAAGATTCCCCAGGTCATCAATTGGAGAGACAGTCTCAAGAACTTCTGAACCGACCACTTTATCAGGAATATTTACTGTCACTGCCCGGAATTCTTCTTCAGATGAAGGTGGGCTCATAGACACAACATATTGCAAATCAGGACTTAAACTGACAGTCTCATGTTCTGTTATGTTTTCATAGATTTGTTCTTCAGATGAACGTAGATCCACCGACACAAGGTTCTGTAGACAATCATTCAAACTGACAGGCTCAAGGACACCCAGCTCTACATCTTTAGGTGCCACGGTTACTGTCACTATGCGGGTTCGTTCTTCAGATGAAGGAGAGCTCAGAGACTCAAGATTATGCAAACCATTACTTGAACTAACAATCCCATGTTTTGAGGCTTTTTCAGGGATTTGTTGTTCAGATGAAGGTGGATTGACAAAGGCAAAATCCTTCAAGACATCATTTGAACTGACAGTCTCAAGCCGTCCCGAATCGACCACTTTATCTGAACTGGCTACCGTCACTGCATGGATTTGTTCTTCAGATGAAGGTGGGCTTATAGAAACAACTTTATGCAAACCATTACTTGAACTGACACTCTCGTGCAATCCTGTTGGAGTCGTCACTTTTTTAATGGGACCACTACATGCTACAGCTTCATCAGAATTCCTTTCTGGAGTTCCAGACAGTCCTATCACTCCCTTTGTCATGCTCGGCACAATCTTGTCAAGATCATGCTCTCTTAGCGAGGCAAAATCATCCAGATCTTTGTTAACTCTAATTTGTTCACTAGTCTGTGAGCATTCCAACTCAGGCTCAGGTTTATTTGAAGATGATCTATTTGGCAATTTGAGCCGTGCCCAGGATCCCACTTTCTCTAACAATTGTTTCTGCTTATCCATCAACTTATACAATGCTTCCTGCTGCAGTGCCTCAAGACGCTCAAGATCTATGTCCACACGTTGTTGATGTTCTTCAATTTCCTTTTCCAACTTCTTGAGCTTATCTGATCTCATTGAAGTATTAATCTGGAAACAAGATTGAATAACGGCCAACTCTGTTTTGTGCTCTCTTTCTAGACACCCCTTTTCTTCCTCGTAATTTTtcaaaaactcaattttctcttttttatgCTTCTCGGTAAGTTTTGTCATCTTCTTCTTGAACTTTTTACGAATTCCTTTGATACTTTTTGAGACATCTTTGTGTGCTACATATTCTGGATTCACAGTCAAGTCTTTGACCTCTGATTGGACCTTCTGCAAGTTAGAAGTCGTTGATTGTGTACCCTtcgcatttaaatggtcctgaGCACTTTTACCTGATAACTTAGCGAACTTTAGAGACTCTGCATCCTTAAAAGTCCCTGTATGTAGTAAAAAGGTTGTCTTCAAACACTGCAGCATTGAATAAAAAGAGTATGCCTCGTCCTTTGTGCAAGTAAAGTTAAGGTGCTGCTTTGCAAGCAAAAGTGATTCTTTGTGGTTGACTTTTTGCTTGAGAAATGAAGCTGCAGCCCAACACTGGATTTATAGATATCAGTAAGTCagttaagaaaagaaaaaaaatagttaaagTGGCATTTTGAACACAAACATGCATGCAGAAGCCAAagacaataaaaaattaagggTTGAGCGTTTACCATGCAGATGGAACCAATTTTGAAACAAAACTATAGACATGATGGATTTTGATGCTATCATTTATCACAGTTATTTTGAGCCAAAATCAAAGCACTGCTATTTTCTCTTCAGTGAAAATATATCAGAGTAAAAGGAGACCAGGAAGACAAAGCAAAATCCAACCATACAGGATCTTGCAAGACCATATCAGTAAAAATCATTCAATACCAGAATGAAATATGAGTGTTGCAGCCAAGTAACATAAAAGAAAGCATGCATCTAAGAATTTTCCAGTTCAGCATGCCAATAACAAAAAGAATTGCACTTTTCTTAAgagcaccaaaaaaaaaaggccgaAAGACTGAAACACAAGTGCATGAAAGATGAAGACAATTCTAACCAGAGATATCTGAAATGCCTGCAGTATTGTTGCTGGTTTTGTATCTACTCTGTGATTActcatgacatattcaagaagCATTCTGACCGTATCCTTCAGATCTTCCTGCATTTTACTGAGAAGTTAATGGAACAGAAAACTGTGTTTTACTGAGAAGTTAATGGAATATTGAGTAAAGAAAGCCACACACAAGAACACAAATGGAAAGTAAATGTCAGAATAGAGAAAATCAATTTCATACAGAGAGTTGTAGGATTTCACATAATTTTGACATCCGTGGCTTCAAAAGCAGATGGAGACTCTTCTGGCCATCACACAATTTTCTTCTCTCCTCAGATTCAAACAGGTTACTCTCcggtttttctaatccatttttatcTACATTATGAGAAGTAGAGGCACAATTTTCATCAGTTACTGTATTTTCACAACCAGTTGTCCTGGTAGAAGAATCAGGCACAATATCTGCTGGAGTTACAGAAGCTCCTGCAATATTAGAGATGCTTTCAGAAGCAAAAAGTGGTAACTCAGAAATCGACAACCTAACCCTAACATTCCACTAAGCAATAACTCTTGGAAAAATAAATACcatgaaaaaatgaaattactTTACAGCATCAGCCATTTACCTTTCTTACATCCAGGActtgatttcccctctgatCCCGGTTTTAGATGGGGTGAATCATCATTTCTATTTACAACCGTCCTGCGCTTTTTCACAACTTTACCACTTTCAACTTCCCATATCGCTGACAATACATCAAGCTGTTGTTCCCCTTTCCGTTTCCCCTGAGACAAACCGGAACAAGATGTCCACTGTTTGTACTCTCCCTCCACCACCTTTTTCTGAAACCTAAGGTGTTGCTCTTCATCCTTAGGCTGACTTTCCCGCTCACCGCTACGCAACACCTTCAACAACTAACAAAAGTTTCATaatgaaatcaataaaaaaataaaaaatttaagtacAACAAACACGAAAAAGGCCGGTAAGCAAATTCCATCCCTTCAACTACACACAAACAGACTACCACAAAACTAAAGCCGGTAAGCAAATTTTGTCCCTTCAACTACACACCAACAGCCTATCACAAAACTAAACTAATTCAATGGTTGATGAAAATCATTTGGGTTAATCTAAAAGCAGACAAAATCACAACTTAGCGCATGATAATACCTTTTCACAATCGCCTTTGCTTTCATTTACTGCAAAACAACCACAAATTACAACAAAGACAGATACATTATTATAAGAAAATCACAATTAGGGCCAAAACTAGAAACGAGAGAAACCGGCCAGTTACCTGCTGCATTATCCTTCTTTCCATTTTTCAGAAACATTGCCTTGTAACTTCTATAATCCAGTATCTTCTTTCCCACTACATTATTCTTCTGGCTCTTCCCTACTTCCCTCCTTCTCACTTCCATATTCCGCAGCTCCATTAACGACGACGCCGAGCTTTTACCGTCAGACAATTTCGAACCAGACGAAGTCGACGAGTGGTTCTTCGCCCTCGGCGACCGCCGCAGCGGGCTCTGCGTCGACTTCTTCATCTCAAATCTCTCGGATTTCCTCTTCGCTGGCGGAGGAGTCTTCGCCATTTTAGTTTTGCAACCCAAATTTCCGCAAACGTTAGAGCAACGCGGAAGAATTTGGCGCCCAATTTCAATTTTCCGGCAGTAATCGGAGAATGCTAGGGTTTCTACTTTCGAATTTCCGGTgagaaagtgaaatattttctcAGGAAAATTAAAGGGATGTGAAAGAAAAAGGAGAGGCGGCCCGGTTGGTTTTCTgcttttttgatttttttggtgACAGAATTAATCATTCATAGAGGTAGTGCGAGAGTGTGAGAGTGTGCCGTACAGACTGGCAGACTGCCTGTGCCAGTTGtctaatttaaatttttgtctTTTGACCCTTCTGCCCCGTCGGATTTAACCAAACAAAATTGGGCTGAAAAGCAAAAGAGGACACGATTGCCTTTCAATGGTCAAAAGTCCAATTGGCACAATTGGCTTTCATCGGTTACGGTCTTGACAGTACCCGTATTCAAGCTCgtaaatcgtgttcgttcatcatatattatgcggtcagttttcgtcatgtactgtttgtgttcaatttaaaataatttctgaccgtacgatgtacgatgaacggataagaTACGTGGATTCctggaatcctcacaaagacgATCCTTATTCGCATGGAAGGGTTGGCTATTATTGTACAATTTTGTTCTAATAGAGTAAAATTATATATACGTTTCTCATCGCATGATATTTTGAATGTTAAATTAGGACGTTGTGTGATTGTGAACCATTTTGTTTAGGTTGTTTTTCTAATGCACAATAGGGTGTAGTCGGGTTGTGTTTATCTCTTGTcgtgttcatgtaacaaagcaTATTGACCAACACGTGTATCAATTAAATGGTAAtactattgtttgtaccatacttagggtctctgtatttagacctcgtataaatactcaggggactcaaatgtaattatgtaataaatggaggggcaaatatgtaaaaaggggaggagcccttattctataaaagtgcctcctcaccctcacaaacctcaagccctctcaccctcacaaagctCATCTATCTCAAGCTTTCATGCTCACAAACAAAGAgccctctcaaactctctctttctctgagggactccccctcacccttgtaatccataaatacagtcagagaaatacaatcagtgtggacatagcccaaacattggtgtgaaccacgatacatcttgtgttatttactttcatgcagattcacggttggatttacgctgttccaagacctccggttttgtgcatcaacatttggcaccgtctgtgggaattgacacgaaaaactatgtcggttctctttcattttttcaccttcgCCATGAA
Protein-coding regions in this window:
- the LOC126588725 gene encoding helicase protein MOM1-like; this encodes MAKTPPPAKRKSERFEMKKSTQSPLRRSPRAKNHSSTSSGSKLSDGKSSASSLMELRNMEVRRREVGKSQKNNVVGKKILDYRSYKAMFLKNGKKDNAAVNESKGDCEKLLKVLRSGERESQPKDEEQHLRFQKKVVEGEYKQWTSCSGLSQGKRKGEQQLDVLSAIWEVESGKVVKKRRTVVNRNDDSPHLKPGSEGKSSPGCKKGASVTPADIVPDSSTRTTGCENTVTDENCASTSHNVDKNGLEKPESNLFESEERRKLCDGQKSLHLLLKPRMSKLCEILQLSEDLKDTVRMLLEYVMSNHRVDTKPATILQAFQISLCWAAASFLKQKVNHKESLLLAKQHLNFTCTKDEAYSFYSMLQCLKTTFLLHTGTFKDAESLKFAKLSGKSAQDHLNAKGTQSTTSNLQKVQSEVKDLTVNPEYVAHKDVSKSIKGIRKKFKKKMTKLTEKHKKEKIEFLKNYEEEKGCLEREHKTELAVIQSCFQINTSMRSDKLKKLEKEIEEHQQRVDIDLERLEALQQEALYKLMDKQKQLLEKVGSWARLKLPNRSSSNKPEPELECSQTSEQIRVNKDLDDFASLREHDLDKIVPSMTKGVIGLSGTPERNSDEAVACSGPIKKVTTPTGLHESVSSSNGLHKVVSISPPSSEEQIHAVTVASSDKVVDSGRLETVSSNDVLKDFAFVNPPSSEQQIPEKASKHGIVSSSNGLHNLESLSSPSSEERTRIVTVTVAPKDVELGVLEPVSLNDCLQNLVSVDLRSSEEQIYENITEHETVSLSPDLQYVVSMSPPSSEEEFRAVTVNIPDKVVGSEVLETVSPIDDLGNLVSVGPASSVGQTPEKTTKHDTVISSHGLHNLEHLDSPSFVEQNPEKSTEKENSELNAVASDSATRVNQQNGVDIAANENFSGKNTLVNSPAVELVTAVVDAGSVTLHQAHQDKGTLLATLREVQCGDAQAREMQNTAQPVEIQVSQSVATVAYVHSDLAVDNEPVVQVPQPPYSNAPDCNPLELTSVGGIEIQPSIEYHTVDQTAQGSYENAANLPDLSDQTFLQPLTLHRSVNIPTSGFGQLLPDTWATSATYAFNTHPIHAAPHMAYGMPLTSSPDPLQYELERLKKETDQNHKSHEDMKQRLKSDCEKEIEEATTEIRRKYEIRLLETEAEFHSKKKEQDAIRDQVIRNKILSWAFCKYMDLIRASSASGVQKDGNSNFVQQLHQLSMLQNAQRSSTVAGSSLASPPAASLATSIALTRSLQATPPAPAPACAPATNPHCTVPPTQTLPFLPAQYPSIPARPPHIGSFASIGIPRGGGDIRAPAPHLQPFRPSTSMSNWQSHSNSSAMSQSLPHMPRLPTPTQQSLPYNRAHHPETAGGLSGLRCNISALELLMNSQSGASPPGIFPSLLNLALSRDQLHLSSPAPTIGTCFNQVHTAGRTDVVCLSDDD